A window from Mycolicibacterium tokaiense encodes these proteins:
- the hrcA gene encoding heat-inducible transcriptional repressor HrcA: protein MGSADDRRFEVLRAIVADFVSTKEPVGSKTLVERHNLGVSSATVRNDMAVLEAEGFITQPHTSSGRIPTEKGYREFVDRLDHVKPMSAPERRAILTFLESGHDLDDVLRRAVRLLAQLTRQVAVVQYPTLSTSTVRHLEVVSLGPARLLLVVITDTGRVDQRIVELGNPIDDHQLGQLREMLGTALDGKKLAAASVAVADLASQLDGSGGLGDAVGRSATVLLETLVEHTEERLLMGGTANLTRNTADFGGSLRSVLEALEEQVIVLKLLDAQQQAGKVTVRIGHETEHEQMAGTSVVSTTYGTMDTVYGGMGVLGPTRMDYPGTISSVAAVALYIGEVLGTR from the coding sequence ATGGGCAGTGCCGATGACCGCCGCTTTGAGGTGTTGCGCGCCATCGTGGCCGATTTCGTCTCGACCAAGGAGCCGGTCGGTTCCAAGACCCTGGTCGAACGTCACAACCTGGGTGTCTCGAGCGCCACCGTCCGCAACGACATGGCGGTGCTGGAGGCCGAGGGCTTCATCACCCAACCGCACACCAGCTCCGGGCGCATCCCCACCGAGAAGGGCTACCGCGAGTTCGTCGACCGGCTCGACCACGTCAAACCGATGTCGGCCCCCGAACGCCGCGCCATCCTGACCTTCCTGGAATCCGGGCACGATCTCGACGATGTGCTGCGCCGGGCCGTCCGCCTGCTCGCCCAGCTCACCCGCCAGGTCGCCGTGGTGCAGTACCCCACCCTGTCCACCTCCACGGTGCGCCATCTGGAAGTGGTGTCACTGGGCCCGGCCCGGCTGCTGCTGGTGGTGATCACCGACACCGGTCGCGTTGACCAGCGCATCGTCGAACTCGGCAACCCGATCGACGATCACCAACTGGGGCAGCTGCGGGAGATGCTCGGTACCGCGCTGGACGGCAAGAAGCTCGCGGCGGCCTCGGTGGCGGTGGCGGACCTGGCCAGTCAGCTGGATGGATCCGGCGGGCTGGGCGACGCGGTGGGCCGCTCGGCCACCGTGCTGCTGGAGACTCTGGTGGAACACACCGAAGAACGCCTGCTGATGGGTGGCACGGCCAACCTGACCCGCAACACCGCCGACTTCGGCGGATCTCTGCGGTCGGTACTCGAGGCACTGGAAGAGCAGGTGATCGTGCTGAAGTTGCTGGACGCCCAGCAGCAGGCAGGCAAGGTCACCGTCCGCATCGGGCACGAGACCGAGCACGAGCAGATGGCGGGCACGTCGGTGGTGTCCACCACGTACGGCACAATGGACACGGTCTACGGCGGTATGGGGGTTCTCGGTCCCACCCGGATGGACTACCCGGGCACCATCTCCAGCGTTGCGGCGGTTGCCCTGTACATCGGTGAGGTCTTGGGCACCCGCTGA
- a CDS encoding hemolysin family protein, whose protein sequence is MSGIALLLIAITLILLGGLFAAIDAAISTVSLARVEEMVRDERPGAVRLNQVIAERPKYINLIVLLRIACEVTATALLVAFLEDFWGLDWGLLAAAAIMVVVSFVAIGVGPRTIGRQNAYTIALGAAVPLQAISILLTPISRLLILLGNALTPGRGFRNGPFASEIELREVVDMAQQSGVVADDERRMIQSVFELGDTPAREVMVPRTEMVWIENDKTAGQATSLAVRSGHSRIPVIGENVDDVVGVVYLKDLIERTYYSSNGGRDTGVSEVMRPAVFVPDSKPLDELLREMQRDRKHMALLVDEYGAIAGLVTIEDVLEEIVGEIADEYDTDEVAPVEKLGEDNYRLSSRLPIEDLGELYDIEFDDDLDVDTVGGLLALELGRVPLPGAEVVSHGLRLQAEGGHDHRGRVRVGTVLVSPTEPEPDAEESHDDD, encoded by the coding sequence GTGAGCGGTATAGCCCTTCTCCTGATTGCGATAACACTGATCTTGCTGGGTGGTCTGTTCGCCGCCATCGACGCCGCCATCAGCACCGTCTCGCTGGCCCGGGTCGAGGAAATGGTGCGCGACGAGCGCCCTGGCGCGGTCCGGCTGAACCAGGTGATCGCCGAGCGGCCCAAATACATCAACCTGATCGTGCTGTTGCGGATTGCCTGCGAGGTCACCGCCACCGCCCTGTTGGTGGCGTTCCTCGAGGATTTCTGGGGTCTGGACTGGGGCCTATTGGCCGCCGCCGCCATCATGGTGGTGGTCAGCTTCGTCGCCATCGGTGTGGGACCACGCACCATCGGCAGGCAGAACGCGTACACCATCGCTCTCGGCGCTGCCGTTCCGCTGCAAGCCATTTCGATTCTGCTGACGCCCATCAGTCGGCTGTTGATCCTGCTCGGCAACGCGCTGACACCGGGGCGGGGATTCCGCAACGGCCCATTCGCCTCGGAGATCGAACTGCGCGAGGTGGTCGACATGGCGCAGCAGAGCGGGGTGGTGGCCGACGACGAGCGCCGCATGATCCAGTCGGTGTTCGAACTCGGCGACACCCCGGCCCGCGAGGTGATGGTGCCGCGCACCGAGATGGTGTGGATCGAGAACGACAAGACCGCCGGGCAGGCCACCTCGCTGGCGGTGCGCAGCGGGCACTCCCGCATCCCGGTGATCGGTGAGAACGTCGACGACGTGGTGGGGGTCGTGTACCTCAAGGACCTCATCGAGCGCACCTACTACTCCAGCAACGGCGGCCGCGACACCGGCGTCTCCGAGGTGATGCGGCCCGCGGTGTTCGTCCCGGACTCCAAGCCGCTGGACGAACTGCTGCGGGAGATGCAGCGCGACCGCAAGCACATGGCGCTGTTGGTCGACGAATACGGTGCCATCGCCGGGTTGGTGACCATCGAGGACGTGCTCGAAGAGATCGTCGGTGAGATCGCCGATGAGTACGACACCGACGAGGTGGCCCCCGTGGAGAAGCTGGGGGAGGACAACTACCGGCTGTCCTCGCGGCTGCCCATCGAGGACCTCGGCGAGCTCTACGACATCGAATTCGACGACGACCTGGACGTCGACACCGTAGGTGGACTGCTGGCTCTCGAGCTGGGCCGCGTGCCGCTGCCCGGTGCCGAGGTGGTGTCCCACGGGCTGCGGCTGCAGGCCGAAGGCGGCCACGACCATCGGGGCCGGGTGCGGGTCGGTACGGTGCTCGTCAGCCCCACCGAGCCCGAACCCGACGCCGAGGAGTCCCACGATGACGACTGA
- the ybeY gene encoding rRNA maturation RNase YbeY encodes MSIEVSNESGMDVSEEELISVARFTIAKMNVNPGAELSMVLLDTAAMADLHMRWMDLPGPTDVMSFPMDELEPGGRPDATEPGPSMLGDIVLCPQFAADQAKKAGHDLEHELALLTVHGVLHLLGFDHAEPDEEKEMFALQRQLLEDWYADQEQLYHRTMQAERDRTLLDKSRAYDES; translated from the coding sequence ATGAGTATTGAGGTCTCCAATGAATCGGGGATGGACGTCTCCGAAGAGGAACTGATCAGCGTCGCGCGCTTCACCATCGCGAAGATGAACGTCAACCCCGGCGCCGAACTGTCCATGGTGCTGCTGGACACCGCCGCCATGGCGGACCTGCATATGCGGTGGATGGACCTGCCGGGGCCGACCGACGTGATGAGCTTCCCGATGGACGAACTGGAGCCCGGCGGTCGTCCCGATGCGACCGAACCCGGCCCGTCGATGCTCGGCGACATCGTGCTGTGCCCGCAGTTCGCCGCGGATCAGGCCAAGAAGGCCGGCCACGACCTGGAGCACGAACTCGCCCTGCTGACCGTGCACGGCGTGCTGCATCTCCTGGGCTTCGACCATGCCGAGCCCGATGAGGAGAAGGAGATGTTCGCGTTGCAGCGGCAACTGCTCGAGGATTGGTACGCCGATCAGGAGCAGTTGTACCACCGCACCATGCAGGCGGAGCGGGACCGCACGCTGCTCGACAAGTCGAGGGCATACGACGAATCGTGA
- a CDS encoding type II toxin-antitoxin system VapB family antitoxin has protein sequence MIFKGVRDGKPYPEHGLSYRDWSQIPPRQIRLDELVTTTTVLALDRLLSEDSTFYGDLFPHAVRWKGIVYLEDGLHRAVRAALRNRTVLHARVFDMDQPAPAI, from the coding sequence ATGATCTTCAAAGGCGTACGGGACGGCAAGCCGTATCCCGAGCACGGGCTGTCCTACCGCGACTGGTCACAGATCCCGCCCCGCCAGATCCGACTCGACGAGCTGGTCACCACCACCACCGTGCTCGCGCTGGACCGGTTGCTGTCGGAGGATTCCACGTTCTACGGCGACCTCTTCCCCCACGCGGTGAGATGGAAGGGCATCGTCTATCTGGAGGACGGCCTGCACCGCGCCGTGCGCGCCGCCCTGCGCAACCGCACCGTGCTGCATGCCCGGGTGTTCGACATGGACCAGCCGGCCCCCGCCATCTGA
- a CDS encoding cytidine deaminase: protein MTTELDPEDAKLVTLARGAMARAEAGSGAAVRDLDGRTYAGAPVRLRALELTALQAAVAAAVSSGAAGFEAAVLLAGAGDDPGVAAVRELSPEASVIVTDRAGTPR from the coding sequence ATGACGACTGAGCTGGACCCCGAAGACGCCAAGTTGGTCACCCTGGCCCGCGGCGCGATGGCCCGGGCCGAGGCCGGATCCGGGGCGGCGGTGCGCGATCTCGACGGCCGCACCTACGCCGGGGCGCCGGTGCGCCTGCGGGCCCTGGAGCTCACGGCCCTGCAGGCTGCGGTGGCCGCCGCGGTGTCCAGCGGCGCCGCGGGCTTCGAGGCTGCCGTGCTGCTGGCCGGCGCCGGCGACGATCCGGGGGTGGCTGCCGTCCGTGAGCTCTCACCCGAGGCGTCGGTCATCGTCACCGATCGCGCGGGTACGCCCAGATGA
- the era gene encoding GTPase Era, producing MSEFRSGFVCFVGRPNTGKSTLTNALVGAKVAITSNRPQTTRHTIRGIVHRENFQIVLVDTPGLHRPRTLLGQRLNDLVKDTYSEVDVIGFCIPADEPIGPGDRWIFEQICAVAPRTTLIVVVTKIDKVSKEKVAAQLMAVQEAFGDKAVEIVPVSATKGEQVDVLTDVLVSHLEEGPAFYPDGELTDEPEEVLMAELIREAALEGVRDELPHSLAVVIDEVEQREDRDDLIDVRAILYVERDSQKGIVIGKGGARLREVGTAARTQIEKLLGTKVFLDLRVKVAKNWQRDPKQLGRLGF from the coding sequence ATGAGCGAATTCCGTTCCGGCTTCGTCTGTTTCGTCGGTAGACCCAACACCGGCAAGTCGACGCTGACCAATGCGCTGGTGGGCGCCAAGGTCGCCATCACGTCCAACCGGCCGCAGACCACCCGCCACACCATCCGCGGCATTGTGCACCGGGAGAACTTCCAGATCGTGCTGGTCGACACCCCGGGACTGCACCGGCCGCGCACTCTGCTGGGCCAGCGGCTCAACGACCTGGTGAAGGACACCTACTCCGAAGTCGACGTCATCGGCTTCTGCATCCCCGCCGACGAGCCCATCGGCCCCGGCGACCGGTGGATCTTCGAGCAGATCTGCGCGGTGGCGCCCCGGACCACCCTGATCGTCGTCGTCACCAAGATCGACAAGGTGTCCAAGGAGAAGGTCGCCGCGCAGCTGATGGCCGTGCAGGAAGCATTCGGGGACAAGGCCGTCGAGATCGTCCCGGTGTCGGCGACCAAGGGCGAGCAGGTCGACGTGTTGACCGACGTGCTGGTCTCGCACCTCGAGGAGGGCCCGGCGTTCTATCCCGACGGGGAGCTCACCGACGAGCCCGAAGAGGTGCTCATGGCCGAGCTCATCCGCGAAGCCGCCCTCGAAGGCGTACGCGATGAACTACCGCACTCCCTGGCCGTCGTCATCGATGAGGTGGAGCAGCGCGAGGACCGTGACGATCTGATCGATGTGCGCGCCATCCTCTATGTCGAGCGCGACAGCCAAAAGGGCATCGTCATCGGCAAGGGGGGCGCCAGGCTGCGCGAGGTCGGCACCGCCGCCCGTACACAGATCGAGAAGCTGCTGGGCACCAAGGTCTTCCTGGATCTCCGGGTCAAGGTCGCCAAGAACTGGCAGCGTGACCCCAAACAGCTTGGGCGGCTGGGCTTCTAG
- the dnaJ gene encoding molecular chaperone DnaJ, translated as MARDYYGLLGVSKGASDSEIKRAYRKLARELHPDVNPDEAAQVRFQEITVAYEVLSDPEKRRIVDLGGDPMENAAAGGANGFSGFGGLGDVFEAFFGAGTSSRGPVGRVRPGSDSLLRMRLDLTECATGVTKQVTVDTAVLCDLCKGKGTHGNSSPVACDTCGGRGEVQSVQRSLLGQVMTSRPCPTCRGVGEVIPDPCHRCGGDGRVRARREISVKIPAGVGDGMRVRLAAQGEVGPGGGPSGDLYVEVHEDQHDIFVRDGDDLHFTIDVPMVDAALGTTVTVDAILDGLTEITIPPGTQPGAVTTLRGHGMPHLRSGVRGDLHGHINVVVPAKLDHRDAELLRDLKKHRSRDVAEVKSTHSGAGQNGSIFSRLRETFSGR; from the coding sequence GTGGCACGTGACTACTACGGTCTGCTCGGCGTGAGCAAGGGCGCGAGTGATTCGGAGATCAAACGTGCCTATCGCAAGCTCGCGCGCGAGCTGCACCCCGATGTCAACCCCGACGAAGCCGCCCAGGTGCGCTTCCAGGAGATCACCGTCGCCTATGAGGTGCTCTCAGACCCGGAGAAGCGGCGCATCGTCGACCTCGGCGGCGACCCGATGGAGAACGCCGCAGCGGGCGGTGCCAACGGCTTCTCCGGATTCGGTGGGCTCGGTGACGTCTTCGAGGCGTTCTTCGGGGCCGGTACCAGCTCGCGCGGACCGGTGGGACGGGTGCGGCCGGGCTCGGATTCGCTGCTGCGGATGCGCCTGGACCTGACCGAGTGCGCCACCGGCGTCACCAAGCAAGTCACCGTCGACACTGCGGTGCTGTGCGACCTGTGCAAGGGCAAGGGCACGCACGGCAACTCGTCTCCGGTGGCGTGTGACACCTGCGGCGGTCGCGGCGAGGTGCAGAGCGTGCAGCGCTCCCTGCTCGGTCAGGTGATGACTTCTCGTCCCTGCCCCACCTGCCGCGGCGTGGGTGAGGTCATCCCGGATCCCTGCCACCGCTGCGGTGGCGACGGCCGCGTGCGCGCCCGCCGCGAGATCAGCGTGAAGATCCCCGCCGGCGTGGGTGACGGCATGCGGGTGCGGCTGGCGGCCCAAGGCGAGGTGGGCCCCGGTGGCGGCCCCTCCGGTGACCTCTACGTCGAAGTGCACGAGGACCAGCACGACATCTTCGTCCGCGACGGCGACGACCTGCACTTCACCATCGACGTCCCGATGGTCGACGCCGCCCTCGGCACCACTGTCACCGTCGACGCGATCCTCGACGGACTCACCGAGATCACCATCCCGCCGGGCACCCAGCCCGGTGCGGTCACCACCTTGCGCGGGCACGGGATGCCACACCTGCGCTCCGGTGTGCGTGGCGACCTGCACGGCCACATCAACGTGGTGGTGCCCGCCAAGCTCGACCACCGCGATGCCGAACTGCTGCGCGATCTGAAGAAGCACCGCAGCCGCGACGTCGCCGAGGTCAAATCGACGCACTCCGGTGCGGGGCAGAACGGCAGCATCTTCAGCCGTCTGCGTGAGACATTCAGCGGTCGCTGA
- the recO gene encoding DNA repair protein RecO, with translation MRLYRDRAVVLRQHKLGEADRIVTLLTREHGLVRAVAKGVRRTRSKFGAKLEPFSHIDVQLHPGRNLDIVTQVVALDAFATDIVNDYGRYTTACAILETAERLAGEERAPMPPLQKLTVGALRAVADGTRSRELLLDAYLLRAMGIAGWAPALTECARCAAPGPHRAFHVAAGGSVCLHCRPAGSTTPPQGVVDLMVALHDGDWEHAELSLPAHRSQVSGLVAAHLQWHLERQLRTLPLVERAYRPDRTLADSRVLLVGQDIPHGFETGEDQLPPAASGS, from the coding sequence ATGCGGCTGTACCGGGATCGAGCAGTAGTGCTGCGCCAGCACAAGCTCGGCGAAGCCGACCGCATCGTCACCCTGCTCACCCGCGAGCACGGTCTGGTCCGCGCGGTCGCCAAAGGGGTCCGTCGCACCCGCAGCAAGTTCGGCGCCAAGCTGGAGCCGTTCTCCCACATCGACGTGCAGCTGCATCCCGGCCGCAACCTCGACATCGTGACCCAGGTGGTCGCCCTCGACGCGTTCGCCACCGACATCGTGAACGACTACGGCCGCTACACCACCGCCTGCGCCATCCTCGAGACCGCCGAACGGCTGGCCGGCGAGGAACGCGCCCCGATGCCGCCGCTACAGAAGCTGACCGTCGGCGCCCTGCGGGCGGTGGCCGACGGCACCCGCTCCCGCGAGCTGCTGCTCGACGCCTACCTGCTGCGGGCCATGGGCATCGCCGGGTGGGCGCCGGCGCTCACCGAATGCGCCCGCTGCGCCGCTCCCGGCCCGCACCGCGCCTTCCACGTGGCCGCCGGCGGCAGTGTCTGCCTGCACTGCCGGCCCGCCGGGTCCACCACGCCGCCGCAGGGCGTGGTGGATCTGATGGTCGCGCTGCACGACGGCGACTGGGAGCACGCCGAGCTGTCGCTGCCGGCGCACCGCAGCCAGGTCAGCGGACTGGTGGCCGCCCATCTGCAATGGCATCTGGAGCGTCAACTGCGCACACTGCCGCTCGTCGAGCGGGCCTACCGGCCGGATCGCACACTCGCTGACAGTCGGGTTCTGCTGGTCGGGCAGGATATCCCCCATGGCTTTGAAACGGGAGAAGACCAGCTACCCCCAGCTGCCTCCGGCTCCTGA
- a CDS encoding 16S rRNA (uracil(1498)-N(3))-methyltransferase yields MSDPVFYLDAVPAAGSAATLDGDEGFHAASVRRIRVGERIVLGDGAGVLADCIVDAVEKRALQATVVERRLVPAPTPSVTVVQAIPKAERSELAIELATEAGADAFVAWQATRCVARWDGPKADKGLRRWRAVARSAARQSRRAFIPEVDGVASTAEVVGSLGGVTLALHESATVPLANVDVAQTDSITLVVGPEGGLTDAELAALMDAGAQAVRLGPTVLRTSTAAAVALGALGVLTPRWDPA; encoded by the coding sequence GTGTCGGACCCGGTCTTCTATCTCGACGCGGTTCCCGCCGCCGGATCGGCGGCCACGCTCGACGGTGACGAGGGTTTCCACGCCGCCAGCGTGCGGCGGATCCGGGTGGGGGAGCGCATCGTCCTCGGTGACGGGGCCGGCGTGCTGGCCGACTGCATCGTCGACGCCGTAGAGAAGCGCGCACTGCAGGCCACCGTCGTCGAGCGCCGCCTGGTGCCGGCACCCACTCCCTCGGTCACCGTGGTGCAGGCCATCCCGAAAGCAGAACGCTCGGAACTGGCGATCGAGCTGGCCACCGAGGCCGGCGCGGACGCGTTCGTGGCGTGGCAGGCGACCCGGTGCGTGGCGCGCTGGGACGGACCGAAGGCAGACAAGGGCTTACGACGCTGGCGGGCGGTGGCGCGCTCGGCGGCCCGGCAATCGAGGCGGGCCTTCATCCCCGAGGTCGACGGGGTGGCCTCCACCGCCGAGGTGGTGGGTAGCCTGGGTGGTGTGACGTTGGCGCTGCACGAGTCGGCCACCGTGCCGTTGGCGAACGTCGATGTGGCACAGACGGATTCGATCACGCTGGTGGTCGGTCCCGAAGGTGGGCTCACCGACGCCGAGCTGGCGGCTTTGATGGACGCGGGCGCGCAGGCAGTCCGGTTGGGCCCCACGGTGTTACGGACGTCGACGGCCGCTGCGGTGGCGCTGGGTGCTCTCGGTGTGCTGACCCCGCGGTGGGATCCCGCCTGA
- a CDS encoding PhoH family protein — MTPRETTAGDTGKTVKSSINVPPDLVVGLLGSADENLRALERALVADLHVRGNAITLSGEPADVALAERVVTELLAVVAGGQPLTQDAIRHSVGMVTGSDDASPAEVLTLDILSRRGKTIRPKTLNQKRYVDAIDNNTVVFGIGPAGTGKTYLAMAKAVNALKTKQVNRIILTRPAVEAGERLGFLPGTLSEKIDPYLRPLYDALHDMMDQEAIPKLMAAGVIEVAPLAYMRGRTLNDAFIILDEAQNTTAEQMKMFLTRLGFGSKIVVTGDTTQVDLPGGARSGLRTAVETLDGIDDIHIAELTSADVVRHRLVAEIVDAYARAEEPAAVNRAQRRSGRR, encoded by the coding sequence GTGACGCCCCGCGAGACAACTGCTGGAGACACGGGAAAGACCGTGAAAAGCAGCATAAATGTTCCGCCTGACCTCGTGGTGGGCCTGCTCGGTTCCGCCGACGAGAATCTCCGCGCGCTCGAACGTGCCCTGGTCGCGGATCTGCATGTCCGCGGCAATGCCATCACCCTGTCCGGGGAGCCGGCCGACGTCGCGCTCGCCGAACGGGTGGTCACCGAGCTGCTGGCCGTGGTGGCCGGTGGCCAGCCCCTGACCCAGGACGCCATCCGGCACAGCGTCGGCATGGTCACCGGGTCCGACGACGCCTCCCCGGCCGAGGTGCTGACGCTGGACATCCTGTCCCGGCGCGGCAAGACCATCCGGCCCAAGACGCTGAACCAGAAGCGCTACGTCGACGCCATCGACAACAACACCGTCGTCTTCGGCATCGGGCCGGCCGGCACCGGCAAGACCTATCTGGCCATGGCCAAAGCGGTCAACGCACTGAAGACCAAGCAGGTCAACCGCATCATCCTCACCCGCCCCGCGGTGGAAGCAGGCGAGCGCCTCGGCTTCCTGCCGGGCACGCTGAGCGAGAAGATCGATCCGTATCTGCGGCCGCTCTACGACGCGCTGCACGACATGATGGACCAGGAAGCGATCCCGAAGCTGATGGCCGCCGGCGTCATCGAGGTGGCTCCGCTGGCGTATATGCGGGGTAGGACGCTCAATGATGCCTTCATCATCTTGGACGAGGCGCAGAACACCACCGCCGAGCAGATGAAGATGTTCCTCACCCGGCTCGGCTTCGGGTCCAAGATCGTGGTCACCGGCGACACCACCCAGGTGGATCTTCCGGGTGGTGCGCGGTCGGGCCTGCGGACCGCAGTGGAGACACTGGACGGCATCGACGACATCCACATCGCCGAGCTCACCAGCGCCGACGTGGTGCGCCATCGGTTGGTCGCCGAGATCGTCGACGCCTACGCGCGTGCCGAAGAGCCGGCCGCGGTGAACCGGGCCCAGCGCCGGTCCGGGCGGCGCTGA
- a CDS encoding CAP domain-containing protein yields MTVLRAAVVLPVLAATTFGFVTAPSAQADNRRLNNSVVANVYTAQHQAGCSTEIKINPKLRLAAQWHTNDVLHNRALNGDIGSDGTTVADRARNAGYAGEVAETVAINPALSITGVEILNQWWYRPDYHAIMHDCSNVDIGVWSENLIDRTVVVAVYGKGDGASPVPGPGREFGNVPGWTP; encoded by the coding sequence ATGACCGTGCTGCGTGCTGCCGTCGTCCTGCCGGTCCTGGCTGCGACGACGTTCGGGTTCGTGACGGCGCCCAGCGCCCAGGCCGACAACCGCCGCCTCAACAACAGCGTGGTCGCCAACGTCTACACCGCCCAGCACCAGGCCGGCTGCAGCACCGAGATCAAGATCAATCCGAAGCTGCGCCTGGCCGCGCAGTGGCACACCAACGACGTGCTGCACAACCGGGCGCTGAACGGCGACATCGGCTCGGACGGCACCACGGTGGCCGACCGCGCCCGCAACGCCGGGTACGCCGGCGAGGTCGCCGAGACCGTGGCGATCAACCCTGCCCTGAGCATCACCGGTGTGGAGATCCTCAACCAGTGGTGGTACCGCCCCGACTACCACGCGATCATGCACGACTGCTCCAACGTCGACATCGGCGTCTGGTCGGAGAACCTGATCGACCGCACCGTGGTGGTGGCGGTCTACGGCAAGGGTGACGGCGCCAGCCCGGTGCCCGGTCCCGGGCGCGAGTTCGGCAACGTGCCCGGCTGGACGCCCTAG